From a single Aspergillus puulaauensis MK2 DNA, chromosome 2, nearly complete sequence genomic region:
- a CDS encoding rhomboid family membrane protein (COG:T;~EggNog:ENOG410PH15;~InterPro:IPR022764,IPR035952,IPR002610;~MEROPS:MER0004528;~PFAM:PF01694;~TransMembrane:7 (i149-169o265-287i299-322o334-351i358-377o383-400i460-486o);~go_component: GO:0016021 - integral component of membrane [Evidence IEA];~go_function: GO:0004252 - serine-type endopeptidase activity [Evidence IEA];~go_process: GO:0006508 - proteolysis [Evidence IEA]), which yields MAAQGYYNGAHSNPPAYDHHEPPTESFNRVSPSPRPSPSPVGFSHNAAPYYQSPDDLHDPHHLRYSQQSIGSDSGAYVAGGRINENDQYAENIPLKSANPYDNQPPYDHPPPGQPWMQQPTHYAPDPAMMETQTHPPQKKKKGFFKKKIAFVTYILTAAQIIVFIVELVKAAQLTGTPVQTKPQFNPMIGPSPYVQINLGARYAPCMKNVPHVQNNTNPNGFFFPCPNTTSTEAACTLSELCGFSGVPNPVPNGSLDDKPAPNQWYRFIIPMFLHGGFIHIGFNLLVQMTMGADMERMIGWWRYGLVYFSSGIWGFVLGGNYAGQGEPSSGCSGALFGILALFILDLLYGWKDRESPWVEFIIMILGIAVSFVLGLLPGLDNFSHLGGFTMGLALGLCVMRSPNALRERIGLARSPYVAMSGGVATENPDPAANKADGSNYGGFSKYSPKGFFAGRKPLWWAWWLVRLGALVAVVIGFILLIINFYKYPSSNCSWCYRFSCLPVNGWCEQGNLNPTTQKTTNSPN from the exons ATGGCCGCCCAAGGCTACTACAACGGCGCGCACAGTAACCCTCCTGCATACGACCACCACGAACCGCCCACCGAGTCGTTCAACAGGGTCTCGCCCTCACCCCGTCCGAGCCCCAGTCCCGTGGGATTCAGTCACAACGCCGCTCCTTACTACCAGTCTCCAGATGATCTCCACGATCCGCATCACCTTCGTTACAGCCAGCAATCCATCGGCTCGGACAGCGGGGCATATGTTGCTGGAGGGAGGATAAATGAGAACGACCAGTATGCAGAAAATATCCCTCTGAAGTCCGCAAATCCATACGACAATCAGCCTCCATACGACCATCCACCTCCGGGTCAGCCTTGGATGCAGCAACCCACTCACTATGCGCCGGACCCTGCCATGATGGAAACGCAGACGCATCCTCcgcagaaaaagaaaaagggcttcttcaagaagaagatcgctTTTGTCACTTATATTTTAACGGCCGCTCAGATTATTGTGTTTATTGTCGAGTTGGTAAAAGCTG CCCAACTTACTGGGACACCGGTCCAAACGAAACCGCAATTCAACCCGATGATCGGTCCATCGCCATACGTCCAAATCAACTTGGGTGCGAGATATGCCCCTTGCATGAAGAACGTCCCTCATGTCCAGAACAATACCAATCCCAACgggttcttctttccctgtcCGAATACTACAAGTACTGAGGCGGCATGTACACTCTCCGAACTGTGCGGTTTTAGCGGAGTTCCGAACCCAGTACCCAACGGTTCTCTCGACGATAAGCCTGCCCCGAATCAGTGGTACCGTTTCATCATCCCCATGTTCCTTCACGGTGGGTTCATTCACATCGGTTTTAACCTCCTGGTCCAAATGACTATGGGTGCGGATATGGAACGGATGATAGGATGGTGGCGATATGGGTTGGTATACTTCTCCAGCGGAATTTGGGGGTTCGTCCTTGGAGGGAACTACGCCGGTCAGGGAGAACCGTCTAGTGGTTGTTCCGGTGCGCTTTTCGGAATTCTCGCGCTCTTCATATTGGATCTTCTCTACGGATGGAAGGATCGTGAGAGCCCTTGGGTGGAGTTTATCATTATGATTCTCGGTATTGCAGTCTCTTTTGTGCTGGGCCTGCTGCCGGGGTTGGACAACTTTTCCCATCTTGGCGGATTCACCATGGGCCTTGCGCTTGGACTGTGCGTTATGAGGTCTCCGAATGCACTGCGTGAGCGTATTGGACTCGCGCGCAGCCCTTATGTCGCCATGAGCGGCGGCGTTGCCACAGAAAACCCCGACCCGGCCGCAAACAAGGCGGATGGTTCCAACTATGGCGGTTTCAGCAAATACAGCCCCAAGGGCTTTTTTGCCGGCCGGAAACCTCTATGGtgggcttggtggttggtCCGCTTGGGCGCGTTGGTTGCCGTTGTTATTGGCTTCATCCTGCTCATCATAAACTTTTACAAGTATCCGAGCTCAAATTGCTCCTGGTGCTACAGATTCAGTTGTCTG CCCGTCAATGGCTGGTGCGAACAAGGAAATCTGAACCCTACCACCCAGAAAACCACCAATTCCCCCAATTAG
- a CDS encoding uncharacterized protein (COG:S;~EggNog:ENOG410PGYV;~InterPro:IPR013877,IPR040347;~PFAM:PF08568;~go_process: GO:0034599 - cellular response to oxidative stress [Evidence IEA]): MSSINQSIPMAEQDPLIQALPPATDYLTYLTLLEYQLTPARLPILHKLLQDEVLTTNIGWDLVKILLPMLPESQECLKDVARLGNPREVILRVSDALMQLHPAEDEEEDTDKQMEKQLQGVNLSNSNEHAETGSVPLHVTKFNTLVAMLSTLHSRIKTKSPSRFLATSLQAALEAYNSMPTNETTIALLEFLRDVSPTKRPPPPPRQVSDSTVLRVAEASAPDPEAEVTSASPARDEESALTRRFLQFGLIELLKSYLLSCSGAMDPGMSWGIRMQEKLHPETRMPGSGSPSNVYVENKQLGERDSIIAKITALSQDFGLTDAELLKVVTQAPETQPQPLDFEEHPKKAEDIPLERHAALLLLAARAAVAQLFSSGTIPPIKVYPDLARVLDNFVGNFGSLDEVAFEQPEVLLDSLLALAVLSLKDPVPAPSDEKGFTDFVISLTACTVRQTYSTVRRLPETVIHANPSQISRFKIIRKVLEDDHYRTIKDRAIDWLKNEILMAAKEPSTSGSSIFLNPHYFSVVFPLIFASPSLDIDISSDLLTSWVKFTQLLSPSIHSALNLYYVLISSKQLRSQLQLEKTYAYFRSRFLDPVKSTCSAFIADQTENGGDGKIAASVGEDAVKIGTARSVNLILHVVEQVEDAVSEAFVLGDAELQEPSADDIARVDAIRKETTVE; the protein is encoded by the exons ATGTCCTCCATCAATCAGTCAATCCCAATGGCCGAACAAGACCCTCTTATCCAGGCTCTCCCCCCGGCCACCGACTACCTCACCTACCTCACCTTGCTCGAGTACCAGTTGACCCCCGCGCGTCTGCCGATCCTCCACAAGCTCCTGCAAGATGAGGTTCTCACGACGAATATCGGCTGGGACCTGGTAAAGATCCTCCTCCCTATGCTTCCAGAGTCCCAGGAGTGTCTGAAAGATGTCGCGCGACTTGGGAATCCTAGAGAGGTCATCTTACGCGTATCCGACGCTCTCATGCAGCTACACCccgccgaagacgaggaggaggacacAGACAAGCAAATGGAGAAGCAACTGCAGGGCGTCAACCTGAGCAACAGCAATGAACATGCAGAGACAGGGAGCGTCCCGCTTCACGTCACCAAATTCAACACTCTCGTTGCGATGCTCTCGACCCTGCACTCGCGAATCAAGACCAAATCGCCCAGTCGGTTCCTTGCAACGtctctccaggctgcgcTGGAAGCATACAACTCAATGCCGACGAATGAGACCACCATCGCGCTTCTAGAATTCCTCAGAGATGTATCTCCCACGAAGCGACCTCCGCCACCCCCGAGGCAGGTCAGCGATTCGACGGTGCTGCGCGTCGCCGAAGCATCAGCCCCGGATCCCGAAGCGGAGGTCACATCCGCTAGTCCGGCTCGCGACGAGGAAAGTGCGTTGACTAGGCGGTTCTTACAATTTGGGCTGATTGAGCTTCTCAAGTCATATCTCTTGAGTTGTTCAGGTGCCATGGACCCAGGAATGTCCTGGGGCATTAGGATGCAGGAGAAGCTGCATCCAGAAACGCGCATGCCGGGATCTGGATCACCTAGCAATGTCTACGTGGAGAATAAACAATTGGGCGAGAGGGATAGCATAATTGCAAAGATTACT GCACTTTCCCAAGACTTTGGCCTGACCGACGCAGAGCTTTTGAAGGTTGTCACACAAGCGCCCGAGACACAACCCCAACCGTTAGACTTTGAAGAACATccgaagaaggcagaggacATCCCTCTCGAAAGACACGCAGCTTTACTATTACTCGCCGCCCGGGCAGCGGTCGCGCAGCTGTTCTCCTCTGGAACCATTCCTCCGATCAAGGTCTACCCCGACCTAGCCCGTGTTTTGGATAACTTCGTTGGGAATTTCGGCAGTTTGGATGAGGTTGCCTTCGAGCAACCGGAGGTACTCCTTGACTCgctcctcgctctcgccGTCCTATCCCTTAAAGACCCGGTTCCAGCACCGTCAGATGAAAAGGGGTTCACAGACTTTGTCATTTCGTTGACAGCGTGTACCGTTCGCCAAACGTACAGTACAGTACGGAGGCTTCCCGAAACTGTTATCCACGCCAACCCCTCTCAAATATCCCGCTTCAAGATCATTCGGAAGGTGTTAGAGGACGACCACTATCGAACGATCAAGGATAGGGCAATTGACTGGCTCAAGAACGAGATCCTAATGGCAGCCAAAGAACCTTCAACCTCCGGGTCAAGCATATTCCTCAACCCCCATTACTTCTCCGTCGTCTTCCCCCTTATCTTcgcctctccctctctggatatagatatatccTCTGACCTATTGACCTCCTGGGTCAAATTCACGCAATTACTCAGCCCATCAATCCACTCGGCGCTTAACCTCTACTATGTCCTCATATCATCTAAACAGCTCCGCAGTCAATTACAGCTAGAAAAGACCTACGCCTACTTCCGCAGCCGATTCCTCGACCCGGTCAAATCAACCTGCAGCGCCTTCATCGCTGACCAGACGGAGAACGGTGGCGACGGAAAGATCGCAGCCTCAGTGGGTGAGGACGCAGTCAAGATCGGGACAGCTCGGTCTGTGAATCTGATTCTCCATGTCGTGGAACAAGTCGAAGACGCAGTGAGCGAAGCCTTTGTGTTGGGAGACgcggagctgcaggagcCTAGCGCCGATGATATTGCACGTGTGGATGCGATCCGGAAGGAGACAACTGTCGAGTAA
- a CDS encoding B3/B4 domain-containing protein (COG:S;~EggNog:ENOG410PH4F;~InterPro:IPR005146;~PFAM:PF03483;~go_function: GO:0003723 - RNA binding [Evidence IEA];~go_function: GO:0004826 - phenylalanine-tRNA ligase activity [Evidence IEA]) produces MTAQILKAARIAPEIFQLRPDYRALLLVVDGIPPGPSDTTSEALLLEAETHVRELLAQHPIPEFPHLAAWREAYKSFGAKPNKTRNSLEALSRRVTAAAAGGGLPRVNRLTDIYNAISVKHQIPLGGEDLDKYEGAPFLVRATGNEPFQTFSGGEPQTECAAPGEPIWCDGAGITCRRWNWRQGPRTALTDESRRVLFILDALEPLGDDGLVKAAEELAAALKGLSTEVQAAYRILGASGETDEVKL; encoded by the coding sequence ATGACCGCCCAGATCCTCAAAGCTGCACGCATAGCACCGGAAATCTTCCAACTCCGACCCGACTACCGCGCCCTCCTCCTAGTAGTAGATGGAATCCCCCCAGGCCCCAGCGACACAACCAGCGaagcccttctcctcgaagCCGAAACCCACGTACGTGAACTGCTCGCACAGCACCCCATACCCGAATTCCCACACCTCGCCGCATGGCGCGAAGCATACAAATCCTTCGGCGCCAAACCcaacaaaacaagaaacagtCTGGAAGCGCTATCCCGACGCgtcacagcagcagcagcaggtgGCGGTCTCCCGCGCGTGAACCGGTTAACGGACATCTACAATGCGATATCGGTGAAGCACCAGATTCCGCTGGGTGGCGAGGATCTGGATAAATACGAGGGTGCGCCCTTTCTGGTTCGTGCGACTGGGAATGAACCGTTTCAGACGTTTTCTGGGGGCGAGCCGCAAACTGAGTGCGCGGCGCCTGGGGAGCCGATTTGGTGTGATGGGGCGGGGATTACTTGTCGGAGGTGGAATTGGAGGCAGGGTCCGCGGACGGCGTTGACGGATGAGAGTCGGCGTGTGTTGTTTATTTTGGATGCGTTGGAGCCGCTTGGGGATGATGGTTTGGTgaaggctgctgaggagCTTGCGGCTGCGCTGAAGGGTCTTTCTACGGAAGTGCAGGCGGCATATAGAATTCTTGGTGCTTCGGGAGAGACTGACGAAGTGAAGTTGTGA
- a CDS encoding uncharacterized protein (COG:C,H;~EggNog:ENOG410PUVM;~InterPro:IPR036188,IPR002938;~PFAM:PF00070;~SECRETED:SignalP(1-19);~go_function: GO:0071949 - FAD binding [Evidence IEA]) encodes MSNLRVLVVGASIAGPTAAYWLAKAGAKVTIIERFSQIRPNGQNIDIRTSGVSVMRKMPGMEEAVRANTLPVEGISLVRENGTPYGTIAPTGDANQQSLISEYEILRGDLARILFDLTKTHKNIKYVFGEQVSSIQQDERSNGPATVEFMNGYPATEYDLVVACDGATSRTRAMGLGCGIRDYIHSLNSWVVFFSIKKDLLNGGQIGEAYSAPGGRFICMGSDSSGITRVAMMGINPRNAHEAAKPFREANKLGADALKEYMAQYFRGAGWKCDEVIKGMLDADDFYGSEMVQVKPPALLNGRFVLVGDAGYASGPTGTGTSLALTGAYILAGEICKNGRDVPEALKGYEEQMQPFINEMQKIPPFIPGILAPQTAWGLWLRNAFFAFICWSRIPALFQKFFGASSAHSDDYKVPDYEWTE; translated from the coding sequence ATGTCAAACCTGAGGGTTCTCGTCGTGGGGGCATCCATCGCAGGACCAACGGCAGCCTACTGGCTCGCCAAAGCCGGCGCAAAGGTCACAATTATCGAGCGCTTTTCACAGATACGCCCAAATGGCCAAAATATTGATATTCGGACATCTGGCGTCTCTGTAATGCGGAAGATGCCCGGGATGGAAGAGGCAGTACGAGCAAATACCCTGCCTGTCGAGGGCATCAGCCTCGTCCGCGAGAACGGCACGCCCTACGGAACCATCGCGCCTACAGGGGATGCTAATCAACAGTCTCTCATATCTGAGTATGAGATTCTCCGTGGTGACCTAGCACGCATTCTCTTCGACCTTACAAAGACCCACAAGAACATCAAGTATGTTTTCGGCGAACAAGTCTCCTCTATACAGCAAGATGAACGGAGTAACGGGCCTGCTACGGTCGAGTTTATGAACGGATATCCAGCCACGGAATACGATCTAGTTGTGGCCTGTGATGGCGCCACATCACGAACTCGCGCTATGGGCCTTGGTTGTGGTATCCGGGACTATATACACTCACTAAACTCCTGGGTAGTCTTTTTCTCCATAAAGAAGGACTTGCTCAATGGGGGCCAAATAGGAGAGGCATACAGTGCCCCTGGAGGCCGCTTTATCTGCATGGGATCCGACTCATCTGGCATAACCCGCGTTGCAATGATGGGTATCAACCCACGCAACGCCCACGAAGCCGCAAAACCATTCCGTGAAGCCAACAAACTAGGAGCCGATGCCCTCAAAGAATACATGGCCCAGTACTTCCGTGGAGCGGGCTGGAAGTGCGACGAGGTCATAAAGGGCATGCTGGATGCGGATGACTTTTACGGGAGCGAGATGGTCCAGGTCAAGCCGCCGGCTCTGCTTAACGGGCGGTTTGTGCTGGTTGGCGATGCAGGATATGCATCCGGTCCCACTGGTACGGGCACCAGTCTCGCCCTTACCGGTGCGTACATATTAGCCGGTGAGATCTGCAAGAACGGGAGAGATGTACCGGAAGCTCTGAAGGGCTACGAGGAGCAGATGCAGCCTTTCATTAACGAGATGCAAAAGATTCCACCTTTTATACCGGGGATACTGGCGCCTCAGACGGCCTGGGGTTTATGGCTCCGAAACGCTTTTTTTGCATTTATATGCTGGAGCAGGATACCGGCGCTCTTTCAAAAATTCTTCGGCGCGTCTTCTGCCCATTCGGATGATTATAAAGTGCCGGACTACGAATGGACGGAGTAG
- a CDS encoding polysaccharide lyase family 1 protein (CAZy:PL1;~COG:G;~EggNog:ENOG410PIPP;~InterPro:IPR012334,IPR002022,IPR011050;~PFAM:PF00544;~SECRETED:SignalP(1-17)): MRLSAFILLAVATCTSAAGVTGAAEGFAKGVTGGGSATPVYPETTAELVSYLGDSSARVIILTKTFDFTGTEGTTTENGCAPWGTGSACQLAINKNDWCTNYQPDAPTASVTYDNAGVLGITVKSNKSLVGQGSSGVIKGKGLRIVSGASNVIIQNVAITDLNPKYVWGGDAITLNDADLVWIDHVTTARIGRQHLVLGTSASNRVTVSNSYFDGTTSYSATCDGYHYWGIYLDGSNDLVTLKGNYIYHMSGRSPKVAANTLLHAVNNYWYDSSGHAFEIDSGGYVLAEGNVFQNIPTVVESPVSGQLFTSPNSNTNQVCSTYLGHTCQVNGFGSSGTFSQADTGFLVNFQGKNIASAEAYTVAQSNVPSNAGQGKL, from the exons ATGAGGCTTAGTGCATTCATTCTGCTGGCTGTTGCTACCTGCACCAGCGCCGCTGGGGTTACAGGAGCTGCGGAGGGCTTTGCAAAGGGCGTTACTGGTGGAGGTAGTGCGACTCCAGTGTATCCAGAGACCACTGCCGAGTTGGTTTCGTATCTTGGAGATAGCTCAGCGCGAGTAATTATCTTAACCAAGAC TTTCGACTTCACCGGCACTGAAGGCACTACAACAGAGAATGGATGCGCACCGTGGGGCACTGGATCTGCTTGTCAACTTGCGATTAATAAGAATGACTGGTGTACGAACTATCAACCAGATGCCCCGACGGCTTCCGTTACTTA CGACAATGCCGGAGTGCTGGGCATTACAGTCAAATCCAACAAAAGCCTTGTAGGCCAAGGCTCCAGCGGTGTTATCAAGGGCAAAGGTCTTCGGATTGTGAGCGGTGCAAGCAACGTCATTATCCA AAACGTTGCAATCACAGACCTCAACCCCAAATATGTCTGGGGCGGAGACGCAATCACCCTCAACGATGCCGACCTGGTCTGGATCGACCATGTCACGACCGCGCGCATTGGCCGCCAGCATCTTGTCTTGGGAACGAGCGCCTCGAACAGAGTGACGGTTTCTAATTCCTACTTCGACGGCACCACTTCGTACTCCGCCACCTGCGATGGGTACCACTACTGGGGCATCTACTTGGACGGCTCAAACGACCTGGTTACCCTGAAGGGGAACTATATCTACCACATGAGCGGTCGTAGCCCTAAGGTCGCTGCGAATACCCTTCTTCACGCG GTAAACAACTACTGGTACGACTCCTCCGGCCACGCATTCGAGATCGACTCTGGCGGCTACGTGCTCGCAGAAGGCAACGTGTTCCAGAACATCCCCACGGTCGTAGAATCCCCCGTCAGCGGCCAGCTGTTTACCTCGCCGAATTCAAACACGAATCAAGTCTGCTCAACGTACCTGGGCCATACATGCCAAGTCAACGGATTCGGCAGCTCGGGCACATTCAGCCAGGCGGATACGGGCTTTTTGGTGAATTTCCAGGGAAAGAACATTGCCAGTGCAGAGGCATATACTGTTGCGCAGAGCAATGTCCCGTCGAATGCGGGGCAGGGGAAATTGTGA
- a CDS encoding serine palmitoyltransferase small subunit family protein (COG:S;~EggNog:ENOG410PXTY;~InterPro:IPR024512;~PFAM:PF11779;~TransMembrane:1 (o85-106i)): MATEMQSFYTPATSSHISSHGTAAVDELINKYSSTMATATCHSSSHTRRKTRRNILQRATDRVRLEYYRYEVTFGLYVMTPAEKLVANTFVFVFLSLLLWALLVYFPALLYQKLSRLVWLLTGQSSEEMGAALGILDTHANSTPPFASERASS, translated from the coding sequence ATGGCAACCGAAATGCAGTCCTTCTACACGCccgcaacctcctcccacaTCTCCTCCCATGGCACCGCCGCTGTCGATGAGCTTATAAACAAATATtcctccaccatggccacgGCGACATGTCACTCAAGCAGCCATACCAGGCGCAAGACGCGGCGCAATATCCTTCAGCGCGCCACGGACCGCGTACGCCTAGAGTACTACCGGTACGAGGTCACCTTCGGCCTCTATGTCATGACACCAGCAGAAAAACTTGTCGCAAACACATTTGTGTTCGTTTTTCTCAGTCTCCTGCTCTGGGCTTTGCTGGTGTATTTCCCGGCCTTGCTTTACCAGAAGCTGTCTCGTCTCGTCTGGTTGTTGACCGGCCAGAGCAGTGAAGAGATGGGAGCTGCCTTGGGGATTTTGGATACACACGCAAATTCAACACCGCCATTTGCTTCCGAAAGAGCATCGTCATGA
- a CDS encoding putative C6 transcription factor (COG:K;~EggNog:ENOG410PKBD;~InterPro:IPR036864,IPR007219,IPR001138;~PFAM:PF00172,PF04082;~go_function: GO:0000981 - DNA-binding transcription factor activity, RNA polymerase II-specific [Evidence IEA];~go_function: GO:0003677 - DNA binding [Evidence IEA];~go_function: GO:0008270 - zinc ion binding [Evidence IEA];~go_process: GO:0006351 - transcription, DNA-templated [Evidence IEA];~go_process: GO:0006355 - regulation of transcription, DNA-templated [Evidence IEA]), translating to MIGSAARTPMAATNGPGPEHSGFAPIAPAPTAQPGSDPGNSSASSGPMPSACQTCAKRKVKCDKTSPICSRCRKSGRECIYHEPNSRHRKRKLSLDTLEKLERLDRYEHLLQQHGLLDAETSTSSKETPSVCPADPEKSRTGQLLTRQGRSRYIDSHFWYSLEDDEMQHVSDEEEDETLPGCAGISRPVVLDPLTAAAFMGSGQSLLQHHPNHKDALVLWNMHTENVEPICKILHIPSVTKIVESVSQRPETASKSDECLLFAIYYVAAFSITEEECTDQFRQARSTLMQRYHSAARQALVNASFLKTTEMAVLQAYYLFLLSSRNLYDPHTYYILTGVAVRIAQRMGLHQDGDKLDLPPFEVEMRRRLFYQIFPLDGRASQSAGTAMMTLPESWDTKPPLNINDDQIWPGMTEKPVEQKGATEMIFCLSRACLGQKLARAGTPINGGAPLGFPNHREAEKVISEAESEVEEKFIRYCDIVNPLHYLTIGLARSGITALRLKIRLPKIRNQTATDAERKEMFQLAQKTLDTDATVHSHIGISKYQWHVRPFFLWGTRDSFVFILTMLSKRRDLLSPVEVETAWKSVAQLYENHDELFESKQALYVTLQRLALKAWVSYQQDSGATEPAFIATLRTLQGTRESRQVERHRNCAASLACLGHTSGTNILLGSPLEQPSSGVDCGLDFDVDDWVFWDQLMQDQQAQAS from the coding sequence ATGATCGGCAGTGCGGCACGAACACCGATGGCTGCTACCAATGGGCCAGGCCCAGAACACAGTGGGTTCGCTCCCATTGCTCCGGCACCCACTGCCCAGCCAGGATCGGATCCCGGCAACTCGAGCGCTTCATCGGGCCCAATGCCAAGTGCCTGTCAGACCTGTGCGAAGCGAAAGGTCAAATGCGACAAAACTTCGCCGATTTGTTCTAGGTGTCGGAAAAGCGGGCGAGAGTGCATTTACCACGAACCGAATTCGCGCCATCGCAAACGAAAACTCAGTCTCGATACCCTTGAAAAGCTCGAAAGACTAGATCGATATGAGCACCTTTTGCAGCAGCATGGATTGCTGGACGCCGAGACATCGACGTCGTCCAAGGAGACACCGTCTGTGTGTCCCGCGGACCCCGAAAAATCGAGAACCGGCCAGCTTTTGACCCGCCAGGGAAGGTCAAGATATATCGACAGTCATTTCTGGTATAGcctggaagacgatgagatGCAACACGTgtccgatgaagaagaggacgaaaCGCTCCCAGGTTGCGCTGGCATCTCTAGACCTGTAGTATTGGACCCTttgaccgccgccgccttcATGGGCTCGGGGCAGAGCCTTCTTCAGCACCACCCAAACCACAAGGACGCCCTGGTGTTGTGGAATATGCATACAGAAAATGTAGAACCCATATGCAAGATCCTGCACATTCCTTCTGTCACCAAGATAGTTGAATCTGTGTCACAGAGACCTGAAACGGCATCAAAATCCGACGAGTGCTTACTATTTGCGATTTACTACGTCGCGGCGTTTTCAATAACAGAAGAGGAGTGTACCGATCAGTTCCGACAAGCGCGTTCTACCCTGATGCAGCGATATCACTCGGCTGCACGACAAGCTCTCGTGAATGCGTCTTTCCTAAAGACAACTGAGATGGCTGTTCTTCAAGCTTATTACCTCTTCCTTCTATCCAGTCGCAATCTGTACGATCCGCATACGTATTATATTCTGACTGGGGTCGCAGTTCGCATAGCGCAACGCATGGGGTTACACCAAGATGGAGACAAACTAGACCTGCCACCATTCGAAGTCGAAATGAGACGACGCCTTTTCTACCAGATTTTCCCACTTGATGGTAGAGCAAGCCAGTCTGCAGGCACCGCCATGATGACACTGCCCGAGTCTTGGGACACTAAGCCTCCCCTCAACATCAATGATGATCAAATTTGGCCGGGAATGACCGAGAAGCCAGTCGAGCAGAAGGGCGCGACAGAGATGATTTTCTGCCTGTCACGCGCATGTCTTGGGCAAAAGCTGGCTAGGGCCGGAACCCCGATCAACGGCGGCGCTCCTCTGGGCTTTCCCAATCACCGTGAAGCAGAGAAGGTCATCAGTGAGGCGGAAAGCGAAGTCGAGGAGAAGTTTATACGCTACTGCGATATTGTAAACCCGCTCCATTACCTCACTATCGGCCTTGCCCGGTCGGGAATCACAGCCTTGCGCCTCAAAATCCGGCTCCCAAAAATCAGGAACCAGACTGCTACTGACGCCGAACGGAAGGAAATGTTTCAGCTTGCGCAGAAGACTCTGGATACTGATGCGACTGTCCACTCGCATATCGGAATCAGCAAATATCAATGGCACGTCAGACCATTCTTTTTGTGGGGTACGCGAGACTCGTTCGTTTTCATCCTGACCATGTTATCGAAAAGGCGCGATCTGCTTTCACCCGTTGAAGTTGAGACTGCCTGGAAGAGTGTAGCACAACTATACGAAAACCATGACGAGCTGTTTGAAAGTAAGCAAGCGCTGTATGTGACTCTCCAACGCCTTGCGCTCAAGGCCTGGGTTTCCTATCAGCAAGACAGCGGTGCCACAGAGCCAGCCTTCATTGCAACTTTGAGGACTCTGCAGGGAACAAGGGAAAGTAGACAGGTGGAGCGTCACAGAAATTGCGCGGCATCATTAGCTTGCCTGGGGCATACGAGCGGCACAAATATACTACTTGGCAGTCCGTTGGAACAACCGAGTTCCGGAGTAGACTGCGGTCTAGATTTCGATGTTGACGATTGGGTATTCTGGGACCAATTGATGCAGGACCAACAGGCGCAGGCAAGCTAG